The following are from one region of the Rosistilla carotiformis genome:
- the fba gene encoding class II fructose-bisphosphate aldolase (catalyzes the reversible aldol condensation of dihydroxyacetonephosphate and glyceraldehyde 3-phosphate in the Calvin cycle, glycolysis, and/or gluconeogenesis), which translates to MPLVPLRVVLDHAAENNYGVAAFNVNNMEQIQSIMEAANETDSPVIVQASRGARAYSQDNYLRHLMLAAAELYPHLPIVMHQDHGNSVETCMSAIANGFTSVMMDGSLEEDGKTPASYEYNVKVTAEVVKQAHAKGVSVEGELGCLGSLESGEGEQEDGHGAVGELTHDQLLTDPEEAERFVAETNVDALAVAIGTSHGAYKFSRKPDGEVLAMSRIEEIHRRLPNTHLVMHGSSSVPQELQDIINAFGGKMKQTYGVPVEEIQRGIKSGVRKINVDTDNRMAITGAIRKVLQEDPSAFDPRAYLKPSREAMKEVCVARMVAFGQAGNGSKLGKTL; encoded by the coding sequence ATGCCTCTCGTACCTCTTCGCGTCGTCCTGGATCATGCCGCCGAAAACAATTACGGCGTTGCAGCGTTCAATGTGAACAACATGGAACAGATTCAATCGATCATGGAAGCTGCTAACGAAACCGATTCGCCGGTTATCGTGCAAGCCTCTCGTGGCGCTCGCGCCTACTCGCAAGACAACTACCTGCGTCACCTGATGTTGGCTGCGGCTGAACTGTATCCGCACCTGCCAATCGTGATGCACCAAGATCACGGCAACAGCGTTGAGACGTGCATGAGCGCGATCGCAAACGGCTTCACCAGCGTGATGATGGACGGTTCGTTGGAAGAGGACGGCAAGACCCCCGCTTCTTATGAATACAACGTTAAGGTAACCGCCGAAGTCGTCAAACAGGCGCACGCCAAGGGCGTTTCGGTCGAAGGCGAACTCGGTTGCCTGGGATCGCTTGAGAGTGGCGAAGGCGAACAAGAAGACGGCCACGGTGCTGTCGGCGAATTGACCCACGATCAATTGTTGACCGACCCCGAAGAAGCCGAACGCTTCGTCGCTGAAACCAACGTCGATGCATTGGCTGTTGCGATCGGAACCAGCCACGGTGCTTACAAGTTCTCTCGCAAGCCCGATGGTGAAGTGTTGGCGATGAGCCGCATCGAAGAGATCCACCGTCGCCTGCCCAACACGCACTTGGTCATGCACGGCAGCAGCAGCGTCCCGCAAGAACTGCAAGACATCATCAACGCCTTTGGCGGCAAGATGAAGCAGACCTACGGCGTGCCTGTCGAAGAGATCCAACGCGGTATCAAGAGCGGTGTTCGCAAGATCAACGTCGACACCGACAACCGGATGGCAATCACCGGAGCGATCCGCAAAGTATTGCAAGAAGACCCATCGGCCTTCGATCCTCGCGCCTACCTGAAGCCATCGCGTGAGGCAATGAAAGAAGTTTGCGTAGCGCGAATGGTCGCTTTCGGCCAAGCCGGCAACGGATCGAAGCTTGGCAAGACCCTGTAA
- a CDS encoding UDP-glucuronic acid decarboxylase family protein, producing the protein MQRILVTGGAGFLGSFMCERLVAEGHDVICLDNFFTSQKTNVAHLLGKPNFELIRHDITLPIFLEVDQVYNMGCPAAPGHYQYNPIKTMKTSVMGAINMLGLAKRCGARILQASTSEVYGDPEEHPQTESYRGNVNPIGPRACYDEGKRAAETLFMDYHRMNKVDVRIVRIFNTYGPRMHPYDGRVVSNFIRQALQNEDITIFGDGQQTRSFCFRDDLVDAIIRMMNNTDGFVGPVNIGNQGEFTIRELAELVIELTGSKSKLIQQPLPADDPTRRKPDITLATKHLGWTPTTPLRDGLAKTIDWFQSIDLNDYRPPTPNYV; encoded by the coding sequence ATGCAACGTATTCTCGTCACCGGTGGTGCCGGCTTCCTTGGTTCGTTCATGTGTGAACGTTTGGTTGCCGAGGGGCACGACGTAATCTGTTTGGACAATTTTTTCACCAGTCAAAAGACCAATGTCGCCCACCTGCTGGGGAAACCAAACTTCGAACTGATCCGCCACGACATCACGTTGCCGATTTTCTTGGAGGTCGACCAGGTCTACAACATGGGCTGTCCGGCGGCTCCCGGGCACTACCAATACAACCCGATCAAAACGATGAAGACTTCCGTGATGGGAGCGATCAACATGCTGGGCTTGGCCAAACGCTGTGGCGCCCGAATTTTGCAAGCCAGCACCAGCGAGGTCTATGGCGATCCTGAAGAGCATCCGCAGACCGAATCGTATCGCGGCAACGTCAACCCGATCGGACCGCGTGCTTGTTACGACGAAGGCAAACGAGCGGCTGAGACGCTGTTCATGGATTACCATCGGATGAACAAAGTCGATGTCCGGATCGTGCGGATCTTCAACACCTATGGGCCGCGAATGCATCCTTATGATGGCCGCGTGGTCTCGAACTTCATCCGTCAAGCGTTGCAGAACGAAGACATCACGATCTTTGGCGACGGCCAACAGACCCGGTCGTTCTGCTTCCGCGACGACCTGGTCGACGCGATCATTCGGATGATGAACAACACCGACGGTTTTGTTGGGCCGGTGAACATCGGTAATCAAGGGGAATTCACGATCCGTGAATTGGCAGAACTCGTGATCGAATTGACCGGATCGAAATCGAAGCTGATCCAACAACCGTTGCCTGCCGATGATCCGACGCGCCGCAAACCCGACATCACGTTGGCCACAAAGCATCTGGGCTGGACCCCCACGACACCGCTTCGCGATGGCTTGGCGAAGACCATCGATTGGTTCCAATCGATCGACCTGAACGACTACCGGCCACCGACGCCAAACTACGTCTAA